In the Treponema sp. J25 genome, TTAAGATTAATGAAATCCGATATTGGATAAATCTTTTATTTATAGCTTTTTTCTCTTTTCTTTTTCATGAATTAGGTCATATTATTATCGCAAATAAATACGGAATATATGCAACTGCAATTCAGTACAGAATGTATATGATTCTCCAGAATTATATATCTGTAAAATTACCTGGATTGCATACCTTGCCGCTGAGGGAAAAAGTAAGCGTTACTATTGCAGGTCCTCTGGCAAACTTGTTTGTTTCCCTTTGCTCGTTTTTGCTCCTTCATTTTATAAAAAATTATACCTTGTTAAATTTATTTCTTGTGAATATAGCTATGTTTATATCAAATCTTAATCCATTTTATGATACTGATGGATTCCATTTTATTTCCAATATTGCATTTAAGAGTAATGATATTAAAAGCGATTCGTTAAATAAGCTGAAAAATAAGAAAAAGCTTGGTATACAAAATGTGATATTCATATTTTTGTATTTTTTATTTAGATTTTTTGTATTAGTAGTAGGCTTTTTAATTATTTATAAAATATTAAATTCTTTACTGATTTTTTTGAATTCAGAACTGTTAAGAATGATAGTTATACTATCTTTTGAAATAGCTTATTGTATACTTCAGATAAGAAGTAT is a window encoding:
- a CDS encoding M50 family metallopeptidase, coding for MDNIIRVIDDARYFPGSYLNDEEHILWGSLKIDKYIKIPLSLKELTDVLMEKKDTGVKYDDLLSLFNNIFCEEDIKGFLSLLESKKLISLEEPLIRCSEGSYKRDEFYENSHVLIDIPLRKAFFNSFYAKKIVDVLKFSYFVLLFFSFCLLLYNLLLSNLSIYRYIFSSVKINEIRYWINLLFIAFFSFLFHELGHIIIANKYGIYATAIQYRMYMILQNYISVKLPGLHTLPLREKVSVTIAGPLANLFVSLCSFLLLHFIKNYTLLNLFLVNIAMFISNLNPFYDTDGFHFISNIAFKSNDIKSDSLNKLKNKKKLGIQNVIFIFLYFLFRFFVLVVGFLIIYKILNSLLIFLNSELLRMIVILSFEIAYCILQIRSIYKYFK